The Photobacterium sp. TY1-4 DNA window TGGTGGAAATATTTTCGCCACCGGAGATGATGATATCTTTCAGCCGATCTTTGATTTCGATATAGCCGTTGGGATGGCATACGCCGAGATCGCCGGTATGGAACCAGCCGCCCTCAAAGGCTTCCGCGGTCGCAGTCGGGTTTTTCAGGTAGCCTTTCATCACGGTGTTGCCGCGCATGAAGATTTCACCGATGGTTTTGCCGTCTTGGGCGACCGGCTTGAGGGTCTGGATATCGGCGACCATCACCCCTTCCAACGTTGGGTAGCGTACGCCCTGGCGGGATTTGAGCGTTGCGCGCTCTTCCAGGCTGAGCTCGTCCCATTCTTCATGCCAGGCACACACGGTCACCGGGCCGTAAACTTCGGTCAGGCCGTAGACATGGGTGACTTTGATCCCCATTTTCTCGACATCGCCGATCACCTGAGCCGGTGGCGCGGCACCGGCCACCATGGCCTCGACCGGGTGATCAATCGCGGCCTTGGCGGTTTCCGGCATGTTGATCAGCGCGTTGAGAACAATCGGCGCACCACACAAATGGCTGACCCGGTGCTCGCGGATCAGGGTCAGGATTTTCTGCGGATCGACCCGGCGCAGGAATACATGCACCCCGGCCAGCGCGGTGACGGTCCACGGGTAGCACCAGCCGTTACAGTGGAACATCGGCAGGGTCCACAAATAGACCGGATGCTGGCCCATCGACCAGGTCATCTGGTTGCCCAGTGAGTTCAGGTAAGCGCCGCGATGGTGATACACCACGCCTTTCGGGTTGCCCGTGGTGCCGGAGGTGTAGTTGAGGGAGATGGCCTGCCATTCATCACTCGGCCATTGCCAGGCGTAGTCGGGATTGCCTTCGGCCAGGAAAGCCTCGTAGTCGAGTTCGCTGGTGGCTTCGCCTTCGCCGTATTCCGGATCATCGACATCGACGACCAGCGGCGGGTTATCCAGCATCGCAATCGCATCGCGGATCACGTCATGGAATTCGCGATCGCAGATCAGCACCTTGGCTTCTCCGTGGCCCAGCATGAAGGCAATGGCTTCGGCATCGAGGCGGACGTTCAGGGTATTGAGGACTGCGCCGATCATCGGCACGCCGAAGTGGGCTTCCAGCATCGCCGGAATATTGGGCAGCATGACCGCGACGGTATCGCCTTTGCCGATCCCGCGTCCGGCCAGCGCAGACGCCAGTTGGCGGCAGCGCTGATAAGTTTCCGACCAGTTGCGGCGAATGGCACCGTGAATCACCGCCGGGTAGTCCGGGTAGACTGCCGCTGTGCGCTCAAGAAAGCTCAGTGGCGTGAGTGCGATGTGGTTGACGTCACAAGGTGTCAGACCCGTCTCATACATAGACATGCAGTTTCCCTCTTTCTGTCTGTTATTCCGTGATCAGATATGTATCGTAAATTTAATGTTTTCTTAACATGTGGTAATTTATAGCAAGTCAGAACGAATTATGGAAATAGCCTATAGTCTTATAGTGTTTTTACTATATGCCTTTAATTGTGGTTGCAACGATGGTTGCAATGATGCCAGTGCCAGTGCCAGTGCCAGTGCCAGTGCCAGTGCCAGTGCCAGTGCCAGTGCCAGGCGAGTTGAGTCGGGGTTTTTCAAGGGATCTCAGGATGCTCAAGGCGCTTGAAGGCATGACAGGACCTCGCAGGCACGGCTAAGAATTACGAAACATGGTGAGGGATCACACAGCATGACAAGTCATCAGGGACAGCTCTACCTCGATCTGTGGTTGCGGTTGCTCCAGCAGGGATCGGCGGCCGATCAGGCGGCGGCCTTGTGTCGTTACGCGCAGTCCTGGCCCGGGGTGAGCCAGGCCTACTGGCTCAGCTGGCAACCGCATGAGCAAATCTATGCCCATGACGGCGGCGGTCCGGCACTGCCGCCGGGTCAGGGCGACCCGCTCAAAGCCAGTGATGCGCTGTTGTTTGAACAACTCAGCCGTGAATGGTGCTTGCCGCTCGCTCAGGTGCGCCAGGGGCAAACATGGCTGTCGGGGCGGTTGCGCCGGGCCGGGTTGGCCGAGGGATCTTTGATTGCCCTGACGCCGAAGACCCCCGGTGTGCTGGTGGTTGCGATCGAAACAGCGCAGCACGCCGCAGCCTTACCGGCGATGGCCACGCTGTTGCAAACCCTGCTCGCCAATCGGCCGGAGCAACCGGCGGATGTGATGCTGCTGCAATGCGATCCCCTGCCCGGACTTCGCATGAATTCGCTGGCCACTCCTGTCGCGATGAATGCAGCGATGCAGCAATTGTTGGCGCACCATCCTGGCTCGGTGATATCCGATCTGTTGCCGGTGAATTACGCCCAGTTGGTTACGGCTTGTTTGAATCAGAGCCGGGCGATTGGTGAAGTAGAATCTACCTGGGCCGGCAAGTTCCTGCTGTGGCAGTTTATCCCGGAACCGTCGCTGGATGCAGTGATGGTGCGCTGCCGGGATGCGACCACGGAAATTCGCCGTAAGCGGGAAGCGGCGGTGGCCTCGCGCCTGTATCGGTTGATCACTGAAAATACGACGGATTTGATCTCCCGCCATACCCCGGACGGTCGGTTTCTCGATGCTTCGCCTGCGTCCTGGACCCTGCTCGGCTACTGGCCGGAGGCGCTGCGGGGGCGGTCGGCGCAGTCGCTGCTTCATCCTCGCGATCGGGGCCGCTCCCTGTTTCAGGCGGCGGAAGCGCTGGCACGGGATGGCTACCTGACGTTGACTTACCGGATCCGCCATCGCGACGGGCACTATTTATGGTTTGAAACCGCTTGTCGTGGGATCCGGGAAACCTATACCGGCGATGTGGTCGAGATTGTCTGTATCTCGCGGGACATTACCGCCCGGGTGCGGGCAGAAGAAGAAAACAGGCGGCTGGCGGAAGTGGTCCGGGCCAATACCGATCTGGTACTGTTTCTTGATTCACAAGGGCAGCTGACCATGGTGAATCCTTCTGCCCGCCGGGCGCTGGGGATCCGTGGGGAGCAGGACTTACCTTCGCTGGCTGAACTGCTTAATCCGGAAGATTTTCACCGGTTGCGTCAGCAAGGCTGGTCCGGCGCGATCCAGCGGGGGGCCTGGGCAACGGAAGCCCGGCTGATGCCACTGGGCGCAGAGACCGGCTTTGTGGTGTCTTTGGTGTTGCTGGCTCACCGAGGGGCGGGCGGCCAGTATTATTTTTCGTTGGTGGCCCGGGACATGACCGAGCGTGAACTCCGTGAAACGGAGCAGCGCCGTCATCAGGATGAACTGGCGCATACTGCCCGGCTCATTACCATGGGAGAGTTGGCTTCCGGTATTGCCCATGAGATCAATCAACCGCTGGCGGCGGTGATGAATTATGCTGGTGCCAGTCAACGTTATCTGAAGACCCTCCATGAACAGCCGGAAAATGCTGCCCGGGTGGCCGAAGGATTGCGGTTGATTGCCGATCAGGCCCGTCATGCGGCCGCGGTGATCAGCCGGTTGCGGGGTTTTTTACGCAAAGGCTCACGCAATATTCAGCGGCTGGATATTGAAACTGTGGTGCGCGAAGCGATGGATTTGTGTGCCTGGGAAGCCAGCCGTCACCAGGTCACGATTTATTTTGAAAACAGTCATTTTGAAAACAGTCATTTTGAAAAAAATCGCTCTGAAAATGATGATGCCGGGTTTGAGGAGCCGCAGACTCATAGCCTATCGGCACTTCCGCCGGTATACGGTGATGCGGTCTTGCTGGAACAAGTGCTGGTGAACTTGCTGCGCAATGCCATTGAAGCCAACTGGGAGCAGGCGCCGCAGCAGGCTTCGCGGATTGTGCTTCGGGTAGATGTTGAAGGGGACCGCTTGTGTCTGCGGGTGGTCGATCAAGGGCCGGGATTGCCGGACGAGGCGCGGGAAAAACTGTTCACTCCGTTTTATACCAGTAAGCACGATGGCCTGGGGCTGGGATTGTCGATGAGCCGGACCATTGCCGAAGGGTTCGGCGGCGGGCTGGATATCGAAGCATCCGATCAGCGGGGTGCCACCTTTTGCTGCTGGCTTCCGCTGCGCCGGGAGTGAGGGGTGTTGGTGGGCATGATGAGGGAAATGGTTGTGAATACAGGATGGGATGAGGAGAGGGAAATTCATGCCGGATGAGCAAATTGTATATGTCGTGGATGATGATCAGGGCATGCGGGACTCGACCTTGTGGCTGTTTGAGTCGGTCGGGCTGAAAGCCGTACCGTTCAGCAGCGGTCAGGCGTTCCTTGAAGCCTGCGATCCCAAAGCCAATGCCTGCGTGTTACTGGATATCCGGATGCCCGGAATGGGCGGATTGCATGTGCAGGAAGAAATGCAGCGTCGCGAGATTCACCTGCCGGTGATTTTTGTCAGTGGTCATGCCGATGTGCCGATTGTGGTGCGGGC harbors:
- a CDS encoding acyl-CoA synthetase, with protein sequence MSMYETGLTPCDVNHIALTPLSFLERTAAVYPDYPAVIHGAIRRNWSETYQRCRQLASALAGRGIGKGDTVAVMLPNIPAMLEAHFGVPMIGAVLNTLNVRLDAEAIAFMLGHGEAKVLICDREFHDVIRDAIAMLDNPPLVVDVDDPEYGEGEATSELDYEAFLAEGNPDYAWQWPSDEWQAISLNYTSGTTGNPKGVVYHHRGAYLNSLGNQMTWSMGQHPVYLWTLPMFHCNGWCYPWTVTALAGVHVFLRRVDPQKILTLIREHRVSHLCGAPIVLNALINMPETAKAAIDHPVEAMVAGAAPPAQVIGDVEKMGIKVTHVYGLTEVYGPVTVCAWHEEWDELSLEERATLKSRQGVRYPTLEGVMVADIQTLKPVAQDGKTIGEIFMRGNTVMKGYLKNPTATAEAFEGGWFHTGDLGVCHPNGYIEIKDRLKDIIISGGENISTIELEDVLYKHPAIMEVSVVAKPDEKWGESPCAFVTLKQSEYATEQEIIDFCRQHLAGFKIPKTIIFTNLPKTSTGKVQKYVLRDWAKKA
- a CDS encoding ATP-binding protein, whose protein sequence is MTSHQGQLYLDLWLRLLQQGSAADQAAALCRYAQSWPGVSQAYWLSWQPHEQIYAHDGGGPALPPGQGDPLKASDALLFEQLSREWCLPLAQVRQGQTWLSGRLRRAGLAEGSLIALTPKTPGVLVVAIETAQHAAALPAMATLLQTLLANRPEQPADVMLLQCDPLPGLRMNSLATPVAMNAAMQQLLAHHPGSVISDLLPVNYAQLVTACLNQSRAIGEVESTWAGKFLLWQFIPEPSLDAVMVRCRDATTEIRRKREAAVASRLYRLITENTTDLISRHTPDGRFLDASPASWTLLGYWPEALRGRSAQSLLHPRDRGRSLFQAAEALARDGYLTLTYRIRHRDGHYLWFETACRGIRETYTGDVVEIVCISRDITARVRAEEENRRLAEVVRANTDLVLFLDSQGQLTMVNPSARRALGIRGEQDLPSLAELLNPEDFHRLRQQGWSGAIQRGAWATEARLMPLGAETGFVVSLVLLAHRGAGGQYYFSLVARDMTERELRETEQRRHQDELAHTARLITMGELASGIAHEINQPLAAVMNYAGASQRYLKTLHEQPENAARVAEGLRLIADQARHAAAVISRLRGFLRKGSRNIQRLDIETVVREAMDLCAWEASRHQVTIYFENSHFENSHFEKNRSENDDAGFEEPQTHSLSALPPVYGDAVLLEQVLVNLLRNAIEANWEQAPQQASRIVLRVDVEGDRLCLRVVDQGPGLPDEAREKLFTPFYTSKHDGLGLGLSMSRTIAEGFGGGLDIEASDQRGATFCCWLPLRRE